From one Streptomyces mobaraensis genomic stretch:
- a CDS encoding acyltransferase family protein, which yields MSRTATSPARTAAPAPGPPQAGPAAVPRDPFFDNAKYLAIVLVVLGHAWEPLTHSSRAATALYLTVYAFHMPAFILISGYFSRGFDLSPAKVKRLITSVLVPYLIFQLAFVEFQHLAEDGTDPEPFTLLEPWYLNWFLAALFLWRLTTPVWRAVRWPVPLSFAVAITAMLSPEVGSEFDVMRVMQFLPFFVIGLQLKPAHFELVRRRWVRIAAVPLFACAVATAYLLAPRLDTGWFYHNSTIRDLREPAWTAPVMTFALFLCAAALTVGFLAWVPRRRTWFTALGTGTMYGFLLHGFVIKLSRWWEWYDLYDWIRRPAGEVLVSVLAVALVTVLCTSPVRRMFRPVIEPRMDWAFRVPPRPAIVAATATAPGAATDAARPAPPAPPTIPPARSGRSLQGG from the coding sequence ATGTCCCGTACCGCCACGTCCCCGGCGCGTACCGCGGCCCCCGCTCCCGGCCCGCCCCAGGCCGGTCCCGCCGCCGTACCGCGCGACCCGTTCTTCGACAACGCGAAGTACCTGGCCATCGTGCTCGTCGTGCTCGGCCACGCCTGGGAACCGCTCACCCACAGCAGCCGGGCCGCGACGGCGCTCTACCTCACCGTCTACGCCTTCCACATGCCGGCGTTCATCCTGATCTCCGGCTACTTCTCGCGGGGCTTCGACCTGAGCCCGGCCAAGGTCAAGCGTCTGATCACCAGCGTCCTGGTGCCGTACCTGATCTTCCAGCTCGCCTTCGTGGAGTTCCAGCACCTGGCCGAGGACGGCACCGACCCGGAGCCGTTCACCCTGCTGGAGCCCTGGTACCTCAACTGGTTCCTGGCCGCGCTCTTCCTCTGGCGGCTGACGACGCCGGTGTGGCGGGCGGTGCGCTGGCCCGTTCCGCTCTCCTTCGCCGTCGCCATCACGGCGATGCTGTCCCCGGAGGTGGGGAGCGAGTTCGACGTGATGCGGGTGATGCAGTTCCTGCCGTTCTTCGTGATCGGCCTGCAGCTGAAGCCCGCCCATTTCGAGCTGGTGCGGCGGCGCTGGGTGCGGATCGCGGCGGTGCCGCTGTTCGCCTGCGCGGTGGCCACGGCGTACCTGCTGGCCCCGCGGCTGGACACCGGCTGGTTCTACCACAACTCCACCATCCGGGACCTGCGTGAACCCGCCTGGACGGCGCCCGTGATGACCTTCGCGCTGTTCCTGTGCGCCGCCGCGCTGACCGTGGGCTTCCTGGCCTGGGTGCCGCGCCGGCGGACCTGGTTCACGGCGCTCGGGACCGGGACGATGTACGGCTTCCTGCTGCACGGCTTTGTGATCAAGCTGTCGCGCTGGTGGGAGTGGTACGACCTGTACGACTGGATCCGGCGGCCGGCGGGCGAGGTCCTGGTGTCGGTCCTCGCCGTCGCCCTGGTCACCGTGTTGTGCACGTCTCCGGTGCGACGGATGTTCCGTCCGGTGATCGAACCGCGGATGGACTGGGCCTTCCGCGTGCCGCCCCGGCCCGCCATCGTGGCGGCCACCGCCACGGCCCCGGGCGCCGCTACAGATGCAGCACGACCTGCGCCGCCAGCGCCACCCACCATCCCACCGGCACGATCAGGCCGATCGCTCCAGGGCGGCTGA